The sequence ATTACCATCAATCTATCCAAACCGGAAAAAGACCCGAAGGCGATTGCGGCAGCCAAATTGATGCCGCAGTCCTCGTATCCCAAGTGCCTGCTGTGCAAGGAAAATGAGGGCTATGCCGGTCGTGTGAATCATCCGGCGCGGCAAAATCACCGCGTGATTCCGGTGACAATCAACGGCAGCCGCTGGTTTATGCAGTATTCGCCATATGTATATTACAATGAGCATTGCATTGTATTCAATTCGCAGCACACGCCGATGAAAATTGAACCGGCAACGTTCCGCAAATTGCTGGATTTTGTCAAGCAGTTCCCGCACTATTTTGTCGGCTCCAATGCGGATCTGCCGATTGTCGGCGGCTCGATTTTGGCGCATGACCATTTCCAAGGCGGACATTACACATTCGCCATGGAGCGCGCACCCATCGAAACCGAGCTGACATTTGACGGGTTTGACGGCATAGAAGCGGGCATTGTCAAGTGGCCGATGTCTGTGATTCGTCTGAGAAGTGCGGATGACAAGCAGCTTGTCGAGCTGGCGTCCAAGATTCTCGCCGCATGGCGCGGATATACCGACAAAGACGCATTTATCCTTGCGGAGACCGACGGCGAGCCGCACAACACCATCACGCCGATTGCCCGCATGCGAAACAGGAAATTCGAGCTGGATCTGGTTTTGCGCAATAATATCACGACCAAGGAACATCCGCTCGGCGTCTATCATCCGCACGCGGAGCTGCATCACATCAAGAAAGAAAATATCGGCTTAATCGAAGTCATGGGTCTGGCGGTTCTTCCGGCGCGGCTCAAAACCGAGCTTGCCGCTGTGGCGGAGGCACTGGTCTCCGGTGCGGATTTGACCGCGGACGAACGCACGGCACCGCATGCCGATTGGGCAAACAAGCTGAAAACGCGATATACCTTTACCGAACAAAACGCCATGGACATCCTGCAAAAGGAAGTTGGCATTGTGTTCTCTCAGGTATTGGAGCACGCAGGCGTGTTCAAACGCACGGAAACCGGCAAACAGGCATTTTTGCGGTTTGCACAGTCTGTCAATTAAATACTTTCCCGGCTGTCAGAGGCAAAATACACGAACTGGAACAAACAAAACGCTGACAGTCGGGATTTTTCTGTTTTGGGGACGTCGATGGATGTCAGCATGGGATACCGTGTGGAAGGACGAAACAATCCAACTGAACAAAATAATGTTTTTGTTCAGTTAAGGAACACGGGTATAAGAAATCCTGCAAAAAGTTGACAGATAAAAAAACCGCCCCGCTGCAAACAGGTTTCCTGCAGCGGGGCGGCATCATCATTCCGACAAATAGCATGAGATACGGTATGTTTTGTGATACATTGTTCCAGTGTTGATTTCGTTGGTTGTGTATATCAACTGTCCGTCAGAATGAGAATTTCGCTGCGGAGCGTCCCGCATGGGATACTCCGCAAAAAAGGAATAGATAAATAGAATAGATTGTGTGAAGTAAAAATGGTGATATGTGTGAACGGAAACGATTACAGGTTTTCCTGCATAAATGCTTCCAGATCAGCTGCTACTTGCTCTTCGTTTTCACCTCCTACATGGACGGTGACTGTGTCTCCGCTCTTGATGCCGAGACCCATCAGGGCAAACATTTTGCGGGCATCCGCTTTCTTGCCGTCCTTTTCAATCGTGACAGTGCACGGAACGACTGCCTTTGCCTGCTTGACCAGCACGCCTGCTGGACGTGCATGAAGTCCCTGCGGGTCAGTGATTGTGTATGCAAAACTTTTCATTTTGATACGCTCCTTTTGGTTTATCTTTTTTCAAGAGGATGCTGTCATGCCCAGTGCATCAAGCAACTGCGCTGCCAGCATATCCTCCATATATAACATATCTACGCCGCCAATGCGAATGTTGGGCTTTATCATGCCGTGGAAATCACTCCCACCAGTGATGAGCAAATGATGCTTTTTTGCCACTTCCAGATAAAATGCCGTTTCAATCGCATTGTGATAGCTGCTAAACACTTCCAATCCATCGAGTTCCAATGGAAGGAAATATTCGATCATATTTTCCGTTGTTTGCAGCTGCATTGCGGGATGTGCCAGAACAGCCAAACCGCCGGCGTTGTGAATCAGTTGAATCGCTTGTTTTGCCGAGATAAAAGAAATCGGAACATAGGCTTTTTTGCCGCGGGAACATAGATCCCAATAGAAATTGACTAGCGGCTGATCACAGCGCATACCGCCCGGCAGAAACGGAAGCAGCAGTGAATGATCGTGGTTTTGCGGCAGCTGAAGGGCTTGTTTTGCCATAGCTTCAGCGGAGATCACACCATCCTTTGCCTGTTCCATCAAAGCATTACGGTCTAAGAAAATGCCCAGATTTTCCAGTGCATCCATTTGTTCCACAGATGCAGCACGCTGCATTTCTTTTACCGTATGTTCCAGCTTTACTAACTCGTCATTGGCACTGTCGATGCCATAGCCGAGCATGTGCAGATGGAGGCCTTCTGCCATACAGTCGATCTCAATGCCCGGAATCACGCGGACACCGAGCTGTGCACCGCGCCAGCTGAATTTCTGTATACCGGATACTGCATTGTGATCGGTCAGCGCAGCGAAGCGAATCCCCTCTTGGCGGCATAGCTCAGCCAGTCCGCGCGGAGAGATCTCTCCGTCCAAACTCACAGAAGAATGTAAATGCAAATCCATATACGACATACAGTCATTCCTCCCTATTTCTCTATCATCGGCGAAAGATTCTGATTATTTTGTCTTTTCAAAATACTGCTTGAGCATCGTTGCGCATTCTGCACGGGTCGCAGAATCCTTCGGACACAGCAGATTGGTATTGCCGCTCTTTCTGCCATTGATGATGTGGTTCTGATTTGCCCACAGAACGGCGTCAGCTGCCCAGCCAGAGACCTGATTCTTGTCAGAAAATGCCAGCGAACCACGTACCTTTGGTGCTCCTGCATGCTTGTACAGAATCATGGCGAACTGCTCACGGGTAATGTTGCTTTCCGGATCGAACTTTCCGTGGCCGATGCCGCTGACAATGCCCTGCTGGCTTGCCCACTGTACCGCGTCATAATACCATGCGTCCTTTGCGACATCCGTGAAGGCATCCTTGCCGGAGACAGCAGGCTGACCTGCCTGATTGTAGAGAATCTGTGCCAGCATTGCACGGCTCAGCGGCATGTTCGGCCCAAACAGGGTGTCGCTCAGACCAACCATCAAATCGTTGTCATATACATACTGTACATATAGTACATACCACTGATCGGCATCAACGTCGGTGAATACCTCGGTGACCGGCTTGGTCGTTTCGGTCTTACCGGACGGCCAGATGCTGTTCATCGGATAAATGGTGATGTCCGCCTGTGTCGCTCAAGGTCAGCTCGCCATTGTTTGCGGTCATGGTGCCGCTCAAGCTGTTAAAGTTTTCCTCGGTTGCCGCAACGTCCGTAGAGGACTGGGTGTTGTCCTGT comes from Butyricicoccus intestinisimiae and encodes:
- a CDS encoding UDP-glucose--hexose-1-phosphate uridylyltransferase, with product ITINLSKPEKDPKAIAAAKLMPQSSYPKCLLCKENEGYAGRVNHPARQNHRVIPVTINGSRWFMQYSPYVYYNEHCIVFNSQHTPMKIEPATFRKLLDFVKQFPHYFVGSNADLPIVGGSILAHDHFQGGHYTFAMERAPIETELTFDGFDGIEAGIVKWPMSVIRLRSADDKQLVELASKILAAWRGYTDKDAFILAETDGEPHNTITPIARMRNRKFELDLVLRNNITTKEHPLGVYHPHAELHHIKKENIGLIEVMGLAVLPARLKTELAAVAEALVSGADLTADERTAPHADWANKLKTRYTFTEQNAMDILQKEVGIVFSQVLEHAGVFKRTETGKQAFLRFAQSVN
- a CDS encoding HPr family phosphocarrier protein; this encodes MKSFAYTITDPQGLHARPAGVLVKQAKAVVPCTVTIEKDGKKADARKMFALMGLGIKSGDTVTVHVGGENEEQVAADLEAFMQENL
- a CDS encoding PHP domain-containing protein — encoded protein: MSYMDLHLHSSVSLDGEISPRGLAELCRQEGIRFAALTDHNAVSGIQKFSWRGAQLGVRVIPGIEIDCMAEGLHLHMLGYGIDSANDELVKLEHTVKEMQRAASVEQMDALENLGIFLDRNALMEQAKDGVISAEAMAKQALQLPQNHDHSLLLPFLPGGMRCDQPLVNFYWDLCSRGKKAYVPISFISAKQAIQLIHNAGGLAVLAHPAMQLQTTENMIEYFLPLELDGLEVFSSYHNAIETAFYLEVAKKHHLLITGGSDFHGMIKPNIRIGGVDMLYMEDMLAAQLLDALGMTASS
- a CDS encoding S-layer homology domain-containing protein encodes the protein MNSIWPSGKTETTKPVTEVFTDVDADQWYVLYVQYVYDNDLMVGLSDTLFGPNMPLSRAMLAQILYNQAGQPAVSGKDAFTDVAKDAWYYDAVQWASQQGIVSGIGHGKFDPESNITREQFAMILYKHAGAPKVRGSLAFSDKNQVSGWAADAVLWANQNHIINGRKSGNTNLLCPKDSATRAECATMLKQYFEKTK